A single region of the Chryseobacterium sp. 6424 genome encodes:
- a CDS encoding MFS transporter — MISLQPLQTLKIPEFRNLMTGRFFLVLSFRMLATLMGWWIYQLTKDPFAIGLIGLSEVIPAVSTALYAGHVIDNTEKKKLLLICNYMYVFLIGLLVIPAFFGHRLLHLSNLQISYFIYAIIFFTGFCRAFLGPIIPSMIPKIVTRETLPNAVTINQATFLTASVCGHALGGFLIHWFGIPGTIVAVIGVMIFASLFFWTLNRHPSEIISRETGVVQSMREGISYIYKTKEILGALCLDMFAVLFGGAVAMIPVFATDILKVGSEGFGLLNAASDIGAMCIIAFLAFVPLKKNQGKILLLAVAGFGLCIIAFGFSSWYWVSFVFLMLSGMLDGISVVIRGTIVQLKTPDHLRGRVLSVNSIFIMSSNEMGQFESGLAAKLLGPVRSVIFGGSMTVLIALLVATTNPKLRRMHY, encoded by the coding sequence ATGATTTCACTACAGCCATTACAAACTTTGAAAATCCCAGAATTCAGAAACCTGATGACGGGGCGTTTCTTTCTGGTCCTCTCTTTCCGAATGCTGGCTACCCTTATGGGTTGGTGGATCTACCAGTTAACCAAAGACCCTTTTGCTATCGGATTGATTGGCTTGTCGGAGGTGATCCCGGCAGTATCCACCGCACTGTACGCAGGCCATGTCATCGATAATACTGAGAAGAAAAAACTGTTGCTGATTTGTAATTATATGTATGTCTTCCTCATTGGTCTTTTAGTAATCCCGGCATTCTTCGGGCACCGGCTGCTGCATCTCAGTAACTTGCAGATCTCATATTTCATCTATGCCATCATATTTTTCACCGGTTTTTGCCGCGCATTTCTGGGACCCATCATCCCGTCCATGATTCCTAAGATCGTCACCCGCGAAACACTACCAAACGCTGTTACCATCAACCAAGCCACTTTCCTTACTGCTTCAGTATGCGGACACGCGCTGGGCGGATTTCTCATTCACTGGTTTGGTATTCCCGGCACCATCGTAGCGGTTATTGGCGTAATGATCTTTGCCTCCCTATTCTTTTGGACGCTGAACCGCCACCCTTCAGAAATCATTTCACGCGAAACGGGCGTCGTACAAAGCATGCGCGAAGGAATTTCTTACATCTATAAAACCAAGGAAATCCTGGGCGCTTTATGCCTTGACATGTTTGCGGTGCTGTTTGGCGGCGCCGTAGCCATGATACCGGTCTTTGCGACAGATATCCTCAAAGTCGGCTCCGAGGGTTTTGGCCTGCTCAATGCCGCTTCAGACATCGGTGCCATGTGTATCATCGCGTTCCTGGCATTTGTCCCTTTAAAGAAAAACCAAGGCAAGATCCTGTTATTGGCAGTTGCTGGCTTTGGCCTGTGCATCATCGCGTTCGGCTTCTCGTCTTGGTATTGGGTTTCCTTCGTGTTTTTAATGCTCAGTGGGATGCTCGATGGGATTTCGGTAGTCATCCGCGGCACCATCGTACAGCTGAAAACCCCCGATCACCTGCGTGGTAGAGTACTGAGCGTAAACTCCATCTTCATAATGTCGAGCAATGAAATGGGCCAGTTCGAGAGTGGTCTTGCGGCCAAACTGCTTGGGCCAGTACGTTCCGTTATATTCGGTGGCAGCATGACGGTTCTCATCGCACTTTTGGTGGCCACTACCAACCCAAAACTCCGCAGAATGCACTATTGA
- the nadC gene encoding carboxylating nicotinate-nucleotide diphosphorylase, protein MKRPAYVTDKALKHFIKNALEEDIHEGDHTTLATIPEDLEQKAKLLVKEDCILAGVELAEIIFNHFDKNLKTEIFLKDGQTAKKGDVAFHVSGSARSILSTERLVLNCMQRMSGIATMTHEWDARLLGTKTRLLDTRKTTPNFRMCEKWAVAIGGGTNHRYGLYDMIMLKDNHIDYNGSITNAVKMAKEYIKANKKKLKIEVETRNLQEVEEALESGADRIMLDNMDSQTMKKAVKLIGGKCESEASGGITRDMLKEVAATGVDFISAGALTHSAANIDLSLKAVKQLSN, encoded by the coding sequence ATGAAACGACCTGCATACGTTACCGACAAAGCCTTGAAACATTTCATCAAGAATGCGCTTGAAGAAGATATACACGAAGGGGACCACACGACATTGGCCACCATCCCCGAAGACCTGGAACAGAAAGCCAAGCTTTTAGTGAAAGAAGACTGCATCCTGGCCGGTGTAGAACTGGCAGAAATCATCTTCAACCATTTTGATAAAAACCTGAAGACCGAGATTTTTCTTAAAGATGGGCAAACAGCTAAAAAAGGCGATGTTGCCTTTCACGTAAGCGGCAGCGCGCGCTCCATTCTATCCACCGAAAGACTTGTATTGAACTGTATGCAGCGCATGAGCGGCATCGCTACCATGACACATGAGTGGGACGCGCGCTTGCTGGGAACCAAAACCCGGCTGTTAGACACCCGCAAGACGACACCAAACTTCAGGATGTGTGAAAAATGGGCCGTGGCCATCGGTGGTGGCACCAATCACAGATATGGTTTGTACGATATGATAATGTTGAAAGATAATCACATTGATTATAACGGCAGCATTACGAATGCGGTGAAAATGGCCAAAGAGTACATTAAAGCCAACAAAAAGAAGCTGAAAATAGAAGTTGAAACACGAAACCTGCAGGAAGTGGAGGAAGCTCTGGAATCAGGTGCTGATCGTATTATGCTGGATAATATGGATAGCCAGACCATGAAAAAAGCAGTAAAACTGATTGGCGGTAAATGCGAGAGTGAAGCTTCAGGCGGAATCACGCGCGACATGTTGAAAGAAGTTGCTGCTACAGGTGTTGATTTTATATCTGCTGGCGCTTTAACCCACTCTGCAGCGAATATTGACCTCAGTCTTAAGGCGGTAAAACAATTGTCAAATTAA
- the dnaB gene encoding replicative DNA helicase, producing the protein MTQKDTLSSLIHGNFARELSISDGKMPPNAVDFEKLVIGTFLIDKKGLDYSIDLLTAEVFYDPRHQEIFRAILKLYEGNHPVDLMTVIQELKKTEKLSFAGGDHYIIDLTMGVSSSAHIEYHVRVILEKYILRSLINVSANVIDSSYKESTDVFELLDKAEQSFFEITNGTIKKGFDSANTLVKQAIETIKSLKDKEGISGVPSGFRDIDKETGGWQNSDLIIIAARPAMGKTAFLLSMARNIAVQHQIPLALFSLEMASVQLITRMIASETGISSEKLRKGQMSDEEWQRLFSNVSALENAPLYIDETPSLSVFDFRAKCRRLVMQHGVKIIMVDYLQLMTANSGKGGGNREQEIATISRSLKAIAKELNVPVIALSQLSRSVETRPGKRPQLSDLRESGAIEQDADIVSFIFRPEYYKITTWDNDEDGAETSTENQAELIIAKHRNGATADVRMSFFKNIAKFADLDLYGNGYEMPNFAQTDTPGGFEKIKATIDPGAAFDLPTNQHLSGSSMNDLDDDDDFEF; encoded by the coding sequence ATGACACAGAAGGACACTTTATCATCACTGATTCATGGGAATTTTGCCCGGGAACTTTCTATTTCCGATGGTAAAATGCCACCTAATGCAGTAGATTTCGAGAAACTGGTGATCGGGACCTTCCTGATTGACAAAAAAGGACTTGATTATTCAATCGACCTGCTTACCGCAGAGGTTTTTTACGACCCGCGCCATCAGGAGATCTTCCGTGCTATCCTCAAACTGTATGAAGGCAACCATCCTGTGGACCTAATGACAGTAATACAGGAACTCAAGAAAACCGAGAAACTAAGTTTCGCAGGGGGCGATCATTATATTATTGATCTTACCATGGGCGTATCATCCAGCGCGCATATCGAGTATCACGTACGTGTCATCCTCGAAAAATATATTTTACGTAGCCTAATAAATGTTTCAGCCAACGTTATCGACAGTTCTTATAAAGAATCTACGGATGTTTTCGAACTTCTCGACAAAGCGGAACAGTCTTTCTTTGAAATCACCAACGGAACTATTAAAAAAGGGTTCGACAGTGCCAACACACTTGTAAAACAAGCCATTGAAACCATAAAATCCCTTAAGGATAAGGAAGGGATTTCCGGTGTACCCTCGGGCTTCCGTGATATTGATAAAGAAACCGGTGGCTGGCAAAACTCCGACCTCATCATTATTGCTGCGCGCCCGGCGATGGGTAAAACCGCCTTCCTGCTGTCCATGGCCAGGAACATTGCAGTACAGCACCAGATTCCGCTGGCTTTATTTTCACTCGAAATGGCTTCGGTACAGCTAATCACCCGTATGATCGCTTCAGAAACGGGTATTTCTTCAGAGAAACTCCGGAAAGGCCAGATGAGCGATGAAGAATGGCAGCGCCTGTTCTCTAATGTTTCCGCGCTAGAGAATGCTCCGCTTTATATTGATGAAACGCCATCACTCTCCGTATTCGACTTTCGGGCGAAATGTCGCCGACTGGTGATGCAGCATGGCGTGAAAATCATCATGGTGGATTACCTACAGCTGATGACGGCAAATTCTGGTAAAGGAGGCGGAAACCGCGAGCAGGAAATCGCCACCATTTCCCGTTCCCTAAAAGCCATCGCAAAAGAACTTAACGTACCGGTGATTGCGCTGTCGCAGCTTTCGCGAAGTGTGGAGACGCGCCCAGGCAAACGCCCGCAACTCTCTGACCTGCGGGAATCTGGTGCGATCGAGCAGGATGCCGACATTGTATCTTTTATCTTCCGTCCCGAGTATTATAAAATCACCACCTGGGACAACGATGAGGATGGTGCGGAAACTTCCACCGAAAACCAGGCAGAGCTGATTATCGCAAAACACCGTAACGGTGCTACCGCAGATGTACGGATGTCGTTCTTTAAAAATATCGCAAAATTTGCCGACCTCGATCTGTATGGCAATGGTTATGAGATGCCAAATTTTGCACAGACTGACACGCCAGGCGGCTTCGAAAAGATAAAAGCGACAATTGATCCCGGTGCGGCCTTCGACCTGCCTACCAACCAGCATCTTTCCGGCTCGTCCATGAATGACCTGGATGACGATGACGATTTCGAATTCTAA
- a CDS encoding sulfurtransferase → MSFSPIISAKELSAILFQENLILIDAGSGTLAYERYLKEHIASAIYVDLNEDLAAVPEDASEGGRHPLPSPKQFAALLQRLGISEKSRIIVYDDKNGSNAAARFWWMVRAAGLRQIQVLDGGLQAAKEAQLPITDTITTPQKTELIDFATWQLSTADLQLMTQFSPDNQSLIIDVREPERYRGISEPIDLIAGHIPGAINIPFKDNLQQDGTFKNPGQLRVMYEPILASTPSEKAVVHCGSGVTACHTLLAIDYAGLPLPKLYVGSWSEWSRNDLPITTDLPH, encoded by the coding sequence ATGAGTTTTTCCCCCATTATTTCGGCCAAGGAACTATCAGCCATCCTCTTTCAGGAAAATCTTATCCTTATTGACGCTGGTAGCGGGACACTTGCTTATGAAAGATATCTGAAAGAACATATTGCCAGTGCCATTTATGTAGATTTGAACGAGGATTTAGCGGCAGTGCCTGAAGATGCGAGTGAAGGCGGGCGACATCCTTTACCTTCACCAAAACAATTCGCAGCGCTTCTGCAGCGTTTAGGCATATCCGAAAAGTCGCGTATTATCGTGTACGATGACAAAAACGGCTCGAACGCGGCAGCCCGATTCTGGTGGATGGTACGTGCTGCGGGGTTGCGGCAGATACAGGTTTTGGATGGCGGACTGCAAGCAGCAAAAGAAGCGCAATTGCCGATTACAGACACCATCACGACTCCACAAAAAACCGAACTGATTGATTTCGCCACATGGCAACTGTCCACAGCGGATCTTCAGCTGATGACACAATTTAGTCCTGATAACCAATCACTTATCATCGACGTACGCGAACCCGAACGTTACCGTGGGATATCAGAGCCTATTGACCTTATAGCGGGCCACATCCCTGGCGCCATCAATATCCCTTTCAAAGACAACCTTCAGCAAGACGGTACATTTAAAAACCCGGGGCAACTCCGCGTTATGTATGAGCCAATCCTAGCTTCCACACCTTCCGAAAAAGCAGTGGTACACTGCGGATCCGGCGTTACGGCCTGCCATACGCTACTAGCGATAGATTATGCTGGGCTGCCGCTTCCGAAACTTTATGTAGGTTCCTGGAGCGAGTGGAGCCGAAACGACTTACCCATCACTACCGACCTACCTCATTAA
- the nadB gene encoding L-aspartate oxidase: protein MIKADVLVIGSGISGLSYAIKISEKDPAAKIIIVTKSDEDESNTKYAQGGLAVVTDFDKDDFQKHIDDTMRAGDGENKLEVVEMVITEGPARFQELVDWGTRFDTEKDGDFKLGREGGHTENRIVHHKDITGAEIERALLETVRKMPQIEILDHHYVIDLITQHHVPGKQLNTEDIHCYGAYILDEDHKKIKKITAKITLVATGGAGHVYKNTTNPVIATGDGIAFVHRARGKVSNMQYYQFHPTALYSKRDGMLFLISEAVRGDGAKLRTKNGEKFMHKYDEREELASRDIVARAIDNELKISGDEYVGLDCREMDQQKFREHFPNIYQKCLDEGIDPFKQLIPVVPACHYLMGGIETDMNGQSSIKNLFAVGECTNSGLHGANRLASNSLLEGLVFGHNAAIKTVELLSINDFNFDDLKAVPEWNEEGMKMMDEMVLVSYLRRQLQEMMSDLVSIVRSDKRLKLAQKKQREIYEAVTELYNYSVLSPQLSELRNLVNVSYLIIKHSLEMKENKGAFFNKDLQ from the coding sequence ATGATTAAAGCAGACGTACTGGTTATCGGTTCCGGAATTTCGGGACTTTCTTATGCCATAAAAATTTCAGAAAAAGATCCCGCTGCCAAAATCATCATCGTTACAAAATCGGATGAAGATGAAAGCAACACCAAATACGCACAGGGCGGCCTGGCGGTGGTGACGGACTTCGATAAAGACGACTTCCAGAAACATATTGATGATACCATGCGCGCCGGCGATGGCGAAAACAAACTTGAAGTCGTAGAAATGGTGATTACGGAAGGGCCAGCACGTTTCCAAGAATTGGTAGATTGGGGAACCCGTTTCGATACCGAAAAAGACGGCGATTTCAAACTCGGCCGTGAGGGCGGACACACCGAGAACCGCATTGTCCATCATAAAGACATTACCGGTGCCGAGATCGAGCGTGCCCTGCTGGAAACTGTGCGCAAGATGCCCCAGATTGAGATCCTCGATCATCATTACGTCATTGACCTCATTACGCAGCATCACGTCCCCGGAAAACAATTAAATACCGAAGACATCCATTGTTACGGCGCCTATATCCTGGATGAGGACCATAAGAAAATAAAGAAAATCACCGCAAAAATCACCTTGGTGGCTACAGGTGGCGCAGGCCATGTATATAAAAACACCACCAACCCGGTGATTGCCACCGGCGATGGCATTGCCTTTGTGCACCGTGCGCGTGGCAAGGTATCCAACATGCAGTATTATCAGTTCCACCCAACCGCGCTATACTCCAAGCGAGATGGCATGTTGTTCCTGATTTCCGAAGCGGTACGCGGCGACGGGGCAAAACTGCGGACTAAAAACGGTGAGAAATTCATGCATAAATACGATGAACGAGAGGAACTGGCTTCCCGGGACATCGTAGCACGCGCCATTGACAATGAACTGAAAATTTCTGGTGATGAATATGTCGGACTCGACTGTCGGGAGATGGATCAGCAAAAGTTCCGTGAGCATTTCCCAAATATCTACCAAAAATGCCTCGATGAGGGTATTGACCCATTTAAACAGCTGATTCCGGTGGTGCCTGCATGCCATTATCTGATGGGCGGGATTGAGACTGACATGAACGGGCAAAGCTCTATCAAAAACCTGTTCGCGGTGGGCGAATGTACCAATTCCGGCCTTCACGGGGCCAATCGCCTTGCTTCAAACTCATTACTGGAAGGACTGGTTTTTGGACACAACGCGGCGATAAAGACCGTAGAACTTTTAAGCATAAACGACTTTAATTTCGATGATTTGAAAGCCGTGCCGGAATGGAATGAAGAAGGCATGAAAATGATGGACGAAATGGTACTTGTTTCTTATCTTCGGCGGCAGCTACAGGAAATGATGAGCGATTTGGTGAGCATCGTACGTAGTGACAAACGCCTGAAACTGGCACAAAAAAAACAACGCGAAATCTATGAAGCTGTGACGGAACTCTACAATTATTCCGTGCTTTCACCACAACTATCAGAACTCCGCAATCTGGTGAACGTTTCTTATTTGATTATTAAGCATTCGCTTGAAATGAAAGAAAACAAAGGCGCATTTTTCAATAAAGACCTGCAGTGA
- a CDS encoding NAD(P)H-dependent oxidoreductase, giving the protein MNYLEALQKRYSVKKFDSTKKVDSEVLTRILQAGKLSASSLGLQPYRLLIIESTEMKQKLISAYHNPSQISTCSHLVVLISKKNIDERYVDGYFRHISEVREVGIESLSLFRKNIDGYTQNPNQQAIESWAEKQSYIVLGNLMFAAALEQVDTCPMEGFKKKEIEEILEIDTDKEGVTVTLALGYRAEDDAFQHLKKVRKPEEKLFKFI; this is encoded by the coding sequence ATGAACTACCTGGAAGCACTTCAAAAAAGATATTCAGTAAAAAAATTCGACAGCACTAAAAAGGTGGACAGCGAAGTCCTGACAAGGATTCTACAGGCAGGGAAACTCTCTGCCAGCTCACTGGGCCTGCAACCATACCGCCTTCTGATTATCGAAAGCACTGAAATGAAACAGAAACTCATTTCCGCGTATCATAACCCTTCGCAAATCTCCACCTGTTCGCATCTTGTTGTCCTCATCTCTAAAAAAAACATTGATGAAAGATATGTGGACGGGTATTTCCGGCACATCTCTGAAGTCCGGGAGGTAGGGATAGAAAGCCTTTCCCTTTTCCGAAAAAACATTGATGGCTATACGCAAAACCCCAATCAGCAAGCCATTGAAAGCTGGGCCGAAAAGCAAAGCTATATCGTGCTTGGCAATCTGATGTTTGCCGCGGCGCTGGAGCAAGTAGATACCTGCCCGATGGAAGGCTTCAAAAAGAAAGAAATCGAAGAAATATTAGAAATAGATACTGATAAAGAAGGCGTTACCGTAACACTGGCCCTGGGATACCGCGCAGAAGACGATGCTTTTCAGCACCTGAAAAAAGTACGCAAGCCAGAGGAAAAACTATTTAAGTTTATTTGA
- a CDS encoding TonB-dependent receptor translates to MNFKPLKKSMLTVVITLSTASVYYAQTAQDTVSREKDIEQVVLTGVADIAKDRKTPVAVSTIKEAQIVDKLGNQEFPEILNTTPSVYATKSGGGFGDSRINVRGFDQRNTAVMINGVPVNDMETGAVYWSNWAGLSDVTSAMQVQRGLGSSKLAIASVGGTINVLTRAADKKRQGNVTLGVGNDGYHKTLFSYNTGKSESGWATSFLMSRTAGSMYADGTEFEGYNYYLAVGYSPSEKHDLQFTITGAPQWHHQRSFQSTIFDHIKYGGTEDEPNRKYNQNWGWLNGEEYSMTRNYYHKPVMSLNWDWKITDVTILNTAAYASFGRGGGTGDAGRINGKFYNQLPRTAEGLVRFDDIVRWNQGNAVPDFGAVNKTPYLANSSNGIIRRSSINSHNWLGIITSLNHKFNDNLSATIGFDGRTYEGIHYRIATDFLGNNSYTDNSNINNRPNIITNTFAANPDWNPFGGKTNDIKDQLAYSNDGIVNWLGGFGQLEYTNDALSVFVQGSISNQNFQRIDYMLYAPDQQESEKVDLVGFNVKGGANYNINENHNIFVNGGYYERQPNFGAVYLNNRNDVNPSLTNEKVTSFELGYGFRSSVFNANINLYNTSWDDIYRRLTTRGKLNGVDVTGVANVLGIKEIHRGIELDFNVKPIQTLTINGMFSLGDWFFEGSPTASFVEDQTNTVIQEGTLALDGLKVGDAAQLTAALGADVKITDWLNFDAQYRYADKLYSAFEPSSRLVTVAKPNPADPAVELPSFGLLDLGAGAKWSLNSTQSLKLRINVNNVFDKVYIAESRTNKAADANTANNWNGINKANEVFFGFGRTWNASISFMF, encoded by the coding sequence ATGAATTTCAAACCTTTGAAGAAATCAATGCTAACAGTGGTAATAACACTGTCAACAGCGAGTGTTTATTATGCACAGACCGCGCAGGATACTGTAAGCAGAGAAAAAGACATTGAACAAGTTGTTTTAACAGGCGTTGCCGACATTGCAAAAGACAGAAAAACACCAGTTGCTGTTTCAACTATTAAAGAAGCACAGATTGTGGACAAACTTGGAAATCAAGAATTTCCAGAAATTCTTAATACCACTCCTTCTGTTTATGCTACAAAAAGCGGAGGTGGTTTTGGAGATTCTAGAATAAATGTAAGAGGTTTTGATCAAAGAAATACCGCAGTAATGATTAATGGGGTGCCAGTAAACGATATGGAAACAGGTGCAGTTTACTGGTCAAATTGGGCAGGACTTTCGGATGTGACATCTGCAATGCAGGTTCAAAGAGGACTAGGCTCTTCTAAACTGGCTATTGCGTCTGTGGGTGGTACAATTAACGTTCTTACCAGAGCTGCAGACAAAAAAAGGCAAGGAAATGTAACTCTAGGTGTTGGAAATGACGGCTATCACAAAACACTATTTTCTTACAATACTGGTAAAAGCGAATCAGGCTGGGCTACTTCATTTTTAATGAGTCGAACAGCAGGTTCTATGTACGCTGATGGAACTGAATTTGAAGGTTATAATTATTATTTAGCCGTAGGATACAGTCCTTCTGAAAAACATGATTTACAATTTACCATAACAGGAGCACCACAGTGGCACCATCAAAGATCTTTTCAATCTACAATTTTCGACCACATAAAATATGGTGGTACGGAGGACGAACCAAATAGAAAATATAACCAAAATTGGGGTTGGCTAAATGGTGAAGAATATTCGATGACCCGCAATTATTACCATAAACCAGTGATGTCTTTAAACTGGGATTGGAAAATAACTGATGTAACTATCCTAAATACTGCAGCTTATGCTTCGTTTGGAAGAGGTGGTGGCACAGGAGATGCGGGTAGAATCAATGGTAAATTTTATAACCAATTACCAAGAACTGCGGAAGGACTTGTAAGATTTGATGATATCGTTAGGTGGAATCAAGGGAACGCTGTACCAGATTTTGGGGCAGTAAACAAAACGCCTTACCTAGCAAACAGCAGTAACGGTATCATTAGAAGATCATCCATCAATTCACATAACTGGTTAGGTATCATTACAAGTTTAAATCATAAATTCAACGACAACCTAAGTGCAACTATTGGTTTTGACGGAAGAACTTATGAAGGTATCCACTATAGAATCGCGACTGATTTCTTAGGAAACAATTCTTACACGGATAATAGTAACATTAATAACAGACCAAATATTATTACCAATACTTTTGCTGCCAACCCAGACTGGAATCCTTTTGGAGGTAAAACCAATGATATTAAGGACCAGTTGGCTTATAGTAATGATGGTATTGTAAATTGGCTTGGTGGTTTTGGTCAACTCGAGTATACGAATGATGCTTTATCAGTTTTTGTACAAGGGTCGATTTCTAATCAGAATTTTCAGCGAATAGATTATATGTTGTATGCTCCAGACCAGCAAGAGAGTGAAAAAGTAGATCTAGTTGGCTTTAATGTAAAAGGTGGAGCTAATTATAACATTAATGAAAATCACAACATATTTGTTAATGGTGGATATTATGAGCGCCAACCTAACTTCGGTGCAGTCTATTTAAACAACAGAAATGATGTAAACCCTTCACTAACCAATGAAAAAGTAACCTCATTTGAGTTAGGTTATGGTTTCAGATCAAGCGTTTTCAATGCTAACATTAACCTTTATAATACTTCTTGGGATGATATCTACAGAAGACTCACAACAAGAGGAAAGCTTAATGGCGTAGACGTAACCGGAGTTGCGAACGTTTTAGGGATAAAAGAAATTCACAGAGGTATTGAACTTGACTTTAATGTCAAACCTATTCAGACACTAACCATTAATGGAATGTTTTCTTTAGGTGATTGGTTCTTTGAAGGAAGTCCAACAGCATCTTTTGTTGAAGATCAAACTAATACGGTAATACAAGAAGGAACTCTTGCACTTGATGGCCTAAAAGTGGGAGATGCTGCCCAACTTACTGCGGCTTTAGGCGCTGATGTTAAAATAACTGATTGGTTAAACTTTGATGCACAATACCGATATGCAGACAAACTTTATTCCGCTTTCGAACCTTCTTCACGCCTAGTAACCGTTGCTAAACCTAATCCTGCAGACCCTGC
- the rnhA gene encoding ribonuclease HI, producing MSLRIDIYTDGACSGNPGKGGYGIVMKVPEKNYERRFSKGFRLTTNNRMELLAVIVALEKLKSPDNDIHVFTDSKYVVDAITQKWIYGWVRKGFKNVKNPDLWQRMIPLLKLHQPTFHWVKGHAGHLENEICDQLAVKAAQSAQLDTDVYFENLKNGKLFGENGAQ from the coding sequence ATGAGTTTACGGATTGACATTTATACCGACGGGGCCTGCAGCGGCAATCCGGGTAAGGGCGGCTACGGCATTGTGATGAAAGTCCCCGAGAAAAACTACGAGCGGCGATTCTCCAAAGGGTTTCGACTTACCACGAATAACCGTATGGAGCTGCTGGCCGTCATCGTCGCGTTGGAAAAACTGAAGTCCCCGGACAATGACATCCATGTATTTACCGATAGCAAATATGTGGTTGACGCTATTACTCAGAAATGGATCTATGGTTGGGTTCGCAAAGGATTTAAAAATGTAAAAAACCCTGATCTTTGGCAGCGTATGATCCCATTACTCAAACTTCACCAGCCTACGTTCCATTGGGTGAAAGGGCACGCCGGCCATCTGGAGAATGAAATCTGCGACCAGCTCGCCGTGAAAGCCGCACAGTCTGCACAACTTGACACTGATGTATATTTTGAGAACCTGAAAAACGGGAAACTTTTTGGTGAGAACGGCGCACAGTAA